From the genome of Clostridium sp. BNL1100, one region includes:
- the iorA gene encoding indolepyruvate ferredoxin oxidoreductase subunit alpha: MSKKLLMGNEAIALGAIRAGVNIVTGYPGTPSTEVLETVARNNPGDIYVEWSVNEKSAMEVAAGAAYSGARTMVTMKQVGLNVASDPLMSLAYIGVKGGMVVLVADDPGPFSSQTEQDTRHFARYSNLPVLDPSSPEEAYEMIQYAFELSEMVELPVFLRPTTRICHSCATIDVDENRLDHKIEGFVKDPRWVIFPSLAYKKHIHIELLQHKLSDIFSGISFNKVEGRDVKLGVAASGVAYSYVVEALEKLNANVKLFKVGTPYPLPQEAASCFLEGLDEVLVFEELDPVVEEEITMLCASKQQKTRILGKKTGHLPFAGEYTFELVYEALAKYLNIQTEKIENTAAPELPVRQPVLCAGCPHRASFYAVKMAMKGQKAVFTGDIGCYTLGNAKPLDMVDTCLCMGAGITVAQGIKRAQPEAKHIAFIGDSTFFHTGIPGIVNAVYNNTDITVVILDNSTTAMTGHQPHPGTGKTMMNNISEKIDIYGMVKACGVGHIVKGNPLDFSSAVEIIKKAVEYKGPSVVIFEAPCIALFKPPVKYTIKENCKNCKKCITDIGCPAISFIDGKVSIEPSLCYGCGLCTNVCPFNAIGGEENE, from the coding sequence ATGTCTAAGAAACTACTTATGGGTAACGAGGCCATAGCCCTTGGTGCTATAAGAGCAGGGGTAAATATCGTAACAGGGTACCCCGGAACCCCTTCTACAGAGGTACTTGAAACAGTAGCCCGTAATAATCCCGGTGATATATATGTTGAATGGTCTGTAAATGAAAAATCTGCCATGGAAGTAGCTGCAGGTGCAGCATATTCCGGTGCCAGAACCATGGTAACTATGAAGCAGGTAGGATTGAATGTTGCATCTGACCCTCTTATGAGTCTGGCGTATATTGGAGTAAAAGGCGGTATGGTAGTACTGGTTGCTGATGACCCGGGGCCTTTTTCATCCCAGACTGAGCAGGATACAAGACATTTTGCAAGATACTCCAATCTTCCTGTACTTGACCCATCATCACCTGAAGAAGCATATGAAATGATACAATATGCTTTTGAATTGTCAGAAATGGTGGAACTGCCCGTATTTTTGAGACCTACTACAAGGATATGTCATTCCTGTGCAACTATAGATGTAGATGAAAATAGACTCGACCATAAGATTGAGGGCTTCGTGAAAGACCCCAGATGGGTTATATTTCCGAGCCTTGCTTACAAAAAGCATATTCATATTGAATTACTTCAACATAAGCTCAGTGATATTTTTTCAGGCATCAGTTTCAACAAGGTTGAAGGAAGAGATGTAAAACTTGGTGTTGCTGCGTCAGGAGTTGCGTATTCATATGTGGTGGAGGCTCTGGAAAAATTAAATGCCAATGTAAAGCTGTTTAAAGTGGGAACTCCTTACCCATTGCCTCAGGAGGCGGCATCATGCTTCCTTGAAGGGCTGGACGAAGTTCTTGTATTCGAAGAGCTTGACCCTGTTGTTGAGGAGGAAATAACCATGCTTTGTGCCTCAAAACAGCAGAAAACAAGAATACTTGGTAAAAAAACCGGGCATCTGCCATTTGCAGGAGAGTACACCTTTGAATTGGTCTACGAGGCACTTGCAAAATATCTCAATATTCAAACAGAAAAAATTGAAAATACGGCAGCCCCTGAACTTCCTGTACGACAGCCCGTACTTTGTGCAGGATGTCCTCACAGAGCTTCCTTCTATGCTGTCAAAATGGCAATGAAAGGCCAAAAGGCAGTATTCACCGGAGACATAGGCTGTTATACTCTTGGAAATGCAAAACCTTTGGATATGGTAGATACCTGCCTTTGCATGGGTGCCGGAATTACGGTAGCGCAAGGAATTAAAAGAGCCCAGCCGGAAGCAAAGCATATAGCTTTTATCGGAGACTCCACATTCTTCCATACAGGAATACCTGGCATTGTAAATGCCGTATATAACAATACCGATATTACAGTGGTCATATTGGATAACAGTACTACCGCTATGACAGGTCATCAGCCACACCCCGGAACAGGCAAAACAATGATGAACAACATATCTGAAAAAATAGATATTTACGGAATGGTAAAGGCCTGCGGTGTCGGACACATTGTTAAAGGAAATCCACTTGATTTTAGCAGTGCTGTAGAAATAATTAAGAAAGCGGTAGAATACAAAGGCCCTTCAGTAGTAATCTTTGAAGCTCCTTGTATCGCTCTTTTCAAGCCACCAGTAAAATACACCATTAAAGAGAACTGTAAAAATTGCAAAAAATGTATTACTGACATTGGTTGTCCTGCCATATCATTTATTGACGGCAAAGTCAGTATAGAACCGTCACTTTGCTACGGCTGCGGGCTATGTACAAATGTATGTCCGTTTAATGCCATAGGAGGTGAAGAAAATGAGTAA
- a CDS encoding ABC transporter ATP-binding protein, whose translation MIQISNMCKIYEMGENAIYALNNVSLHIYKHEFVAIVGPSGSGKSTLMNMLGCLDVPTTGNYVLDGHEVSKLNDSQLAEIRNKKIGFIFQGFNLLKKLTAIENVELPLIYQGIGHKERHRRSVEALELVGLGDRVYHTPNELSGGQQQRVAIARALVSNPPLILADEPTGNLDTKSGTEIMKTLHELHKKGNTIVLITHDNNVAAQAQRIIKIQDGMIIEDKEAV comes from the coding sequence ATGATACAAATATCTAATATGTGTAAAATATATGAGATGGGAGAAAACGCCATATATGCACTCAATAATGTCTCACTGCACATTTATAAACACGAATTTGTTGCTATTGTAGGCCCGTCCGGGTCAGGCAAGTCTACATTGATGAATATGCTGGGCTGTCTGGATGTGCCTACAACCGGAAATTATGTTTTAGACGGGCATGAGGTCAGCAAGCTGAACGACAGTCAGCTTGCTGAAATAAGAAATAAGAAAATAGGCTTTATTTTTCAGGGCTTCAACCTTCTGAAAAAACTTACGGCTATTGAAAATGTGGAACTTCCATTAATCTATCAGGGTATAGGTCACAAGGAAAGACATAGAAGAAGCGTAGAAGCATTAGAACTGGTGGGATTGGGAGATAGAGTTTACCATACGCCAAATGAATTGTCAGGAGGTCAGCAGCAAAGGGTTGCAATAGCACGTGCACTTGTCAGTAATCCGCCCCTGATTCTGGCGGACGAACCTACCGGAAACCTTGATACCAAATCAGGTACCGAAATTATGAAGACCTTACATGAACTTCATAAAAAGGGAAACACAATTGTACTGATAACCCATGATAACAATGTAGCTGCTCAGGCTCAAAGAATTATTAAAATTCAGGATGGCATGATTATCGAGGATAAGGAGGCGGTGTAG
- a CDS encoding indolepyruvate oxidoreductase subunit beta, protein MSKFDILISGVGGQGTVLASRLIAAAAINQGCFARTAETIGMSQRGGCVVSHVRIDSEKSGSVIPLGGADMIIAFELAEAARSIPRLSKKGCCIVNTQVIKPVSASLGNSHYDNEEIIKYIKDNSQKVYFIDGYSIAEKAGNVKAVNVVLLGAATAVGKMPFTREIILDAIIENVPQKFRELNQKAFEMGYEATVELIKKA, encoded by the coding sequence ATGAGTAAATTTGATATACTGATATCCGGTGTCGGAGGACAGGGAACAGTGCTCGCTTCAAGGCTTATAGCTGCGGCAGCTATCAACCAGGGCTGTTTTGCAAGAACTGCTGAAACTATAGGTATGTCCCAAAGAGGTGGCTGCGTTGTCAGTCATGTACGTATAGACAGCGAAAAATCCGGCTCTGTAATCCCATTGGGGGGGGCCGATATGATTATAGCATTTGAGCTTGCAGAAGCCGCCCGCAGTATTCCGAGACTTTCAAAAAAAGGCTGTTGTATTGTGAATACACAGGTAATAAAGCCAGTATCAGCGTCTCTTGGAAACTCTCACTATGATAATGAAGAAATAATCAAATATATAAAAGATAATTCACAGAAAGTCTATTTTATAGATGGGTATTCTATAGCAGAAAAGGCAGGCAATGTAAAGGCTGTAAATGTAGTTTTATTGGGAGCTGCCACAGCTGTCGGGAAAATGCCCTTTACAAGAGAAATAATCCTTGATGCTATCATTGAGAATGTTCCCCAAAAATTCAGAGAGCTGAACCAGAAGGCATTTGAAATGGGATATGAAGCAACTGTTGAGTTAATAAAAAAAGCCTAA
- a CDS encoding ABC transporter permease yields the protein MGFFQAYKMALKSIASNKVRSFLTMLGVIIGVGSVITAVAFAQGSTKSITDSIEGLGSNLISINITGRNSNRNITYDELKTFADQNSKDISMIAPVVNGSMTLKAGTKSRNSTVIGTSEEYEYIRSRHVQSGRFILSFDNDYKLKTAVIGTAVASDLFEGQNPVGQTLKINGQVFKVVGVLQQIDGGQDSSSDDQVIIPVTVAQRLSKNSRISNFTVQAADADSVETTMAKLNVYLTGIYGSTDAFTVTNQAQMLSTLNSITDTLMVVLGGIAAISLIVGGIGIMNIMLVSVTERTREIGIRKAIGAKRKNIMIQFLIEAVMITGIGGALGILIGLFCIRFIIGGFNITTPVYSPFWMMLSFGISLGVGVIFGMFPAYKAARLNPIEALRFE from the coding sequence ATGGGCTTTTTTCAAGCCTATAAAATGGCTTTGAAAAGTATAGCCAGCAATAAGGTCAGATCATTTCTTACAATGCTGGGAGTAATAATAGGTGTGGGCTCCGTTATAACCGCTGTAGCATTTGCCCAGGGAAGTACTAAAAGCATAACGGATTCAATTGAAGGACTGGGCAGCAACCTTATATCAATAAATATTACAGGAAGAAACAGCAACAGAAATATAACCTATGATGAGCTTAAAACTTTTGCAGATCAAAATTCAAAGGATATCAGTATGATAGCTCCGGTTGTAAACGGCAGTATGACGCTTAAGGCAGGGACAAAAAGCAGAAATTCAACGGTTATCGGAACCAGTGAAGAGTATGAATATATAAGGAGCAGACACGTACAGTCGGGACGTTTTATTTTATCTTTTGACAATGATTACAAGCTGAAAACCGCAGTAATAGGAACAGCTGTTGCCAGTGACCTGTTTGAGGGACAGAATCCTGTAGGTCAGACACTGAAAATAAACGGGCAGGTGTTCAAAGTAGTAGGTGTACTTCAGCAGATTGACGGGGGACAGGATTCTTCCAGCGACGACCAGGTAATTATTCCGGTTACAGTTGCACAAAGATTAAGCAAAAACAGCAGAATATCCAACTTTACGGTACAGGCTGCTGATGCTGATTCTGTAGAAACCACCATGGCTAAGCTTAATGTATACTTAACAGGAATTTACGGCAGTACAGATGCATTTACGGTAACTAATCAGGCACAGATGCTGTCCACTCTGAATTCAATAACAGATACACTTATGGTTGTTCTTGGTGGCATAGCAGCTATTTCCCTTATAGTAGGTGGAATCGGAATCATGAACATAATGTTGGTTTCGGTTACAGAAAGAACCAGAGAGATAGGTATTAGAAAAGCAATTGGGGCCAAGCGTAAAAATATAATGATTCAGTTTTTAATAGAGGCAGTTATGATAACAGGCATTGGCGGAGCCTTGGGGATTTTAATCGGGTTATTCTGTATACGGTTTATAATCGGAGGATTTAATATAACCACCCCGGTATATTCACCCTTCTGGATGATGCTTTCCTTTGGGATATCACTGGGAGTCGGTGTTATATTTGGAATGTTTCCCGCATACAAAGCTGCCAGACTTAACCCCATAGAAGCCCTTAGATTTGAATAG
- a CDS encoding HlyD family efflux transporter periplasmic adaptor subunit, translating into MGKGTKKWSRKKIITLVISLVVVLAVAVGIFLVVRQREAKSTTASAKRTTQVTRGNIEVSLSGSGTIESASTSDVMSNVQGKIIKSYKKVGDTVKKGDLLYEMDDTDAKLQIQKIQNSIEQQQLSESNTSKNYSNMTVTAPFSGKVTGVSAVKGDNVNNGMSLFTITDTSKLKLSVPLSTANIPYVKIGQSVKVNLQQFTDTISGVITEIGDNTHTASTGGMVRDVTVTVNNPGTLTDESMASSVDFKLTNGTEVSSKEESRFSYASRETVKAQAQGTLSTVNVKENQFVKKGDLLVRIENDQLQLTSKTDSLKMQDLQNQRDAAQKQLEDYKIISSIDGTVTALAYKTGDSVKSGDTLISIRDFNQMQFIIPIDELDISKIKVGQKATVTVDALPETTEQPLNGEVIGRAMEGTSSNGVATYDVTIKVNETKDLLAGMNANANIILNKSENALRIPLEAVTKMGDRSFVRVMSNGEEGQPDSESKGPEGNRSGAGEFDRSSDKNGTGGTGRARMSAGFMQNQEYYKDTVMKQIEVGLNNDEFVEIKSGLEEGEIVVLPPLVTNTVNGNTSTQGSFGLGGFGGMGGMNRAMGGNFGGGNSNRSTNRTSGSSNSGTNNSGGNAPGNNPGVNNSGGNSGSRQPMGGN; encoded by the coding sequence ATGGGGAAAGGTACTAAAAAGTGGAGTCGTAAAAAAATTATAACACTTGTAATATCACTGGTGGTTGTTTTGGCTGTAGCAGTGGGTATATTCCTTGTAGTAAGACAAAGAGAAGCAAAGAGTACAACAGCATCAGCAAAAAGGACTACCCAAGTAACCAGGGGTAATATCGAGGTAAGTCTTTCGGGATCAGGAACAATTGAGTCTGCCAGTACATCAGATGTAATGTCAAATGTTCAGGGCAAAATAATCAAGTCATATAAAAAAGTAGGGGATACCGTAAAAAAAGGTGATCTGCTTTATGAAATGGATGATACGGACGCAAAACTCCAGATTCAGAAAATTCAGAATTCTATTGAACAGCAACAGTTAAGCGAAAGCAATACATCAAAAAACTATTCTAATATGACCGTTACTGCACCATTTAGCGGTAAGGTAACCGGTGTTTCAGCAGTAAAAGGAGACAATGTAAACAACGGAATGAGTCTTTTTACTATCACAGATACTTCAAAGCTTAAATTATCTGTTCCGTTAAGTACAGCAAATATTCCATATGTAAAAATAGGACAGTCAGTAAAGGTTAATCTGCAGCAATTCACAGATACCATAAGCGGTGTAATTACTGAAATCGGTGACAACACTCATACAGCATCCACAGGGGGAATGGTAAGAGATGTGACAGTTACGGTAAATAATCCGGGAACTTTAACAGATGAATCGATGGCCAGCAGTGTTGATTTCAAGCTCACTAACGGTACAGAGGTAAGCTCAAAAGAAGAAAGCAGATTTTCCTATGCAAGCAGGGAAACGGTGAAAGCGCAGGCACAAGGTACTCTGTCGACAGTAAATGTTAAGGAAAATCAGTTTGTAAAAAAAGGTGACTTACTTGTAAGAATTGAAAATGACCAATTACAATTGACTTCCAAAACTGACAGTCTCAAGATGCAGGATCTCCAAAATCAGCGGGATGCCGCACAAAAGCAGCTGGAAGACTATAAAATCATCTCGTCAATAGACGGTACCGTTACGGCTCTGGCATATAAAACGGGAGACAGTGTAAAATCCGGAGATACTCTCATTAGTATACGTGACTTTAATCAAATGCAGTTCATTATTCCAATTGATGAACTTGATATATCAAAAATAAAAGTTGGTCAGAAGGCAACCGTTACAGTAGACGCACTGCCGGAAACAACAGAACAACCTCTTAATGGAGAAGTCATAGGCAGGGCAATGGAAGGTACTTCATCAAATGGAGTGGCCACCTACGATGTAACCATAAAAGTAAACGAAACCAAGGACCTTCTTGCAGGAATGAATGCTAATGCAAATATTATATTGAATAAGTCGGAAAATGCACTTAGGATTCCCCTTGAAGCGGTAACTAAAATGGGAGACAGGTCCTTTGTGAGAGTAATGTCAAACGGTGAAGAAGGGCAGCCTGATTCTGAAAGCAAGGGCCCTGAGGGTAATCGGAGCGGTGCAGGAGAATTTGACCGTAGCAGTGATAAAAACGGTACGGGCGGCACGGGAAGAGCCAGAATGTCTGCAGGATTTATGCAGAATCAGGAGTATTACAAGGATACTGTCATGAAGCAAATAGAAGTGGGATTGAATAATGATGAATTTGTTGAAATAAAAAGCGGACTTGAAGAAGGAGAAATAGTCGTGCTTCCTCCGTTAGTTACAAACACTGTAAACGGAAATACCAGTACTCAGGGAAGCTTTGGATTAGGAGGTTTCGGAGGTATGGGTGGAATGAACCGGGCAATGGGAGGAAACTTCGGAGGCGGAAACAGCAACAGAAGTACAAACAGAACTTCAGGCAGCAGTAACTCAGGGACAAATAATTCCGGCGGCAATGCACCCGGTAATAATCCCGGAGTAAATAATTCAGGAGGTAATTCCGGCAGTAGACAACCGATGGGAGGAAACTAG
- a CDS encoding phenylacetate--CoA ligase: MRIDQFELLKKLLVNISRNSPFYKDKFQKSGVNIDDIKSLEQIKNLPFTVKEELRDAYPLGLQSVPDEQIIRIHSSSGTTGKPIIIPYTAQDVSDWAEMMSRSFSIAGVTPVDRVQITPGYGLWTAGIGFQAGVERLGAMAVPMGPGNTDKQLQMMVDLKSTVIIGTSSYALVLAEEVEKRGIGSDIHLRKGIIGSERWGEKMRQRIKNELNIDIYDIYGLTEIYGPGIAIDCPCHDGMHYYDDYLYFEIIDPLTEEVLPVGEVGELVITTLRKEGAPLLRYRTRDLTRIIPGKCKCGLEYPRIDRIIGRTDDMVKVKGVNIYPGQIDEILKDVDGASSEYQIIIDHLNGKDVMTLKVEYNSDGDTEREEIESNIVDLFKKRIGIHIIAEASRIGSLPRSEKKSKRIIDYRHS, from the coding sequence ATGAGAATAGACCAGTTTGAGCTTTTAAAGAAACTACTGGTAAACATTAGCCGAAACAGTCCATTTTACAAGGATAAATTTCAAAAAAGCGGTGTAAACATTGATGATATAAAATCCCTTGAACAAATAAAAAATCTTCCTTTCACTGTAAAGGAAGAACTTAGAGATGCTTATCCCCTTGGCTTACAGTCTGTACCCGATGAACAGATTATCAGAATACACTCGTCATCCGGAACCACAGGTAAGCCAATAATTATACCTTACACTGCTCAGGATGTCTCTGATTGGGCAGAAATGATGTCAAGAAGCTTCAGTATAGCAGGAGTTACACCCGTTGACAGGGTTCAGATTACCCCGGGCTATGGATTGTGGACAGCCGGCATAGGCTTTCAGGCAGGTGTTGAAAGACTTGGCGCAATGGCTGTTCCCATGGGTCCCGGCAATACTGACAAACAGCTCCAGATGATGGTGGATTTAAAATCTACAGTTATTATAGGAACATCATCGTATGCACTTGTACTGGCGGAAGAGGTTGAAAAAAGGGGAATCGGCTCTGATATTCATTTAAGGAAAGGTATTATTGGTTCAGAACGCTGGGGAGAAAAAATGAGACAGCGTATCAAAAATGAACTTAACATTGATATCTATGATATTTACGGCCTTACTGAGATTTATGGGCCGGGTATAGCCATTGACTGTCCTTGCCACGACGGAATGCATTATTACGATGATTACCTTTACTTTGAAATAATTGACCCTTTAACTGAGGAGGTTCTCCCAGTGGGAGAGGTTGGTGAGTTGGTAATAACCACCCTTCGAAAAGAGGGAGCACCGCTGTTGAGATACAGAACAAGAGACTTGACCAGAATTATTCCGGGTAAATGTAAGTGTGGTCTGGAATATCCACGTATTGACAGGATTATTGGTCGAACTGACGACATGGTTAAGGTAAAAGGAGTGAACATCTATCCCGGTCAGATTGACGAGATACTAAAGGATGTTGACGGAGCAAGCAGTGAGTACCAGATTATTATTGACCATTTGAACGGAAAGGATGTTATGACTCTCAAGGTTGAATATAATTCCGACGGTGATACCGAGCGTGAGGAGATCGAATCCAACATCGTTGACTTATTTAAAAAAAGAATCGGAATACATATTATAGCCGAGGCAAGTCGAATTGGCAGCCTTCCCAGAAGCGAAAAAAAGAGTAAGAGAATTATTGACTACAGACATAGTTAA
- a CDS encoding P-II family nitrogen regulator translates to MKMIVAIVRPEAFEDVKQALFNAKVAKMTVSHVKGCGQQMGYTESYRGNVTEVNLLNKIRFEICVNDDYVKPTVDAIMETARSGNIGDGKIFVLPIEECYRIRTGEEGPEAIG, encoded by the coding sequence ATGAAGATGATAGTTGCAATTGTAAGGCCGGAAGCCTTTGAAGATGTAAAGCAGGCACTTTTTAATGCAAAGGTTGCAAAAATGACAGTAAGCCACGTAAAAGGCTGCGGGCAGCAGATGGGATACACCGAGAGCTACCGTGGTAATGTTACGGAAGTAAATCTTTTGAACAAAATCAGATTTGAAATATGTGTGAATGATGACTATGTAAAACCAACCGTGGATGCCATAATGGAAACTGCAAGAAGCGGAAACATCGGAGACGGTAAAATTTTTGTACTTCCAATTGAAGAGTGTTATCGTATCAGGACAGGAGAAGAAGGCCCTGAGGCTATCGGATAG
- a CDS encoding methylglyoxal synthase translates to MSTNKLGKQKHIALIAHDNRKQDLISWAKSKSDILCRHFLCGTGTTAKMITENTGLPVKKFKSGPLGGDQQIGACIANGEVDFMIFFWDPLTSQPHDPDVKALLRIAVLYDIPVAMNQSTADFLLTSNLMEDDYERNVVDYYSRLRKEHFGGL, encoded by the coding sequence ATGAGCACAAATAAACTTGGCAAGCAGAAGCACATAGCATTAATAGCACATGATAACAGAAAACAAGACTTGATTAGCTGGGCAAAAAGCAAATCAGACATACTTTGCAGACATTTTTTATGCGGCACGGGAACAACAGCAAAAATGATTACTGAAAACACAGGATTGCCTGTTAAGAAGTTTAAAAGCGGACCTCTTGGAGGAGACCAGCAGATAGGTGCATGCATTGCCAATGGTGAAGTAGACTTTATGATATTCTTCTGGGATCCACTTACTTCACAGCCACATGATCCTGATGTAAAGGCGCTTCTCAGAATAGCCGTTTTGTATGATATTCCGGTTGCAATGAATCAGTCAACTGCTGATTTTCTCCTGACGTCAAACCTGATGGAAGACGACTATGAAAGGAATGTAGTGGATTACTACAGCCGCTTAAGGAAGGAGCATTTCGGAGGTCTCTGA